A window of the Microbulbifer aggregans genome harbors these coding sequences:
- a CDS encoding type II secretion system F family protein gives MANATAVAYVYKGVDNKGNKVEGEINGTNPALIKAQLRKQGIIASKVQKKPKPLFGGNKKIKPADIALFTRQMATMMKAGVPLVQSFEIVADGLDNEGVKGLIFKVRDDVASGTSFAEALRKHPLYFDDLFCNLVASGEQSGALETMLDRIATYKEKTESLKAKIKKAMTYPIAVIVVAIVVTSILLIKVVPQFAETFSSFGADLPAFTQLVVGMSEWMQANWFFALVTIIVLIGGTLEAKKRNKNVAHLFDRLILKTPIFGAITYNAITARFARTLSTTFAAGVPLIDALKSVAGATGNSVYEEATLKIRDAVATGIPLNVAVRSSGLYPSMLIQMAAIGEESGALDDMLSKAADFYEEAVDNMVDNLTTLLEPMIMAVLGILVGGLMIAMYLPIFQLGQVV, from the coding sequence ATGGCCAATGCCACCGCAGTCGCTTATGTCTACAAGGGCGTGGACAATAAAGGCAACAAGGTCGAGGGAGAGATCAACGGCACCAACCCCGCACTGATCAAGGCACAGTTGCGTAAGCAAGGAATTATTGCCAGCAAAGTCCAGAAAAAACCAAAGCCGCTTTTCGGCGGCAATAAGAAGATCAAGCCCGCCGATATTGCTCTTTTCACACGGCAGATGGCTACTATGATGAAAGCCGGTGTGCCGCTAGTGCAGAGCTTCGAAATCGTAGCCGATGGTCTAGATAACGAGGGAGTGAAGGGGCTAATCTTTAAGGTTCGGGATGACGTAGCCTCCGGCACTTCTTTTGCTGAAGCATTGCGCAAGCACCCCCTGTACTTTGATGATCTGTTCTGCAATCTGGTGGCCTCCGGAGAACAATCAGGTGCCCTGGAAACCATGTTGGACCGGATCGCCACCTACAAGGAGAAAACAGAGTCACTTAAGGCCAAGATCAAGAAGGCAATGACCTATCCTATCGCGGTTATCGTGGTAGCCATTGTGGTGACCTCAATTCTCCTGATCAAAGTTGTCCCACAGTTTGCTGAGACCTTTTCCAGTTTTGGCGCCGACTTGCCTGCCTTTACTCAGTTAGTGGTAGGCATGTCGGAGTGGATGCAAGCTAACTGGTTCTTCGCCCTGGTAACGATAATCGTCCTGATTGGCGGCACTCTTGAAGCTAAAAAGCGCAATAAAAATGTTGCCCATCTTTTTGATCGGCTGATCCTAAAAACGCCGATTTTTGGGGCCATCACATACAACGCAATTACTGCTCGCTTCGCCCGCACCCTATCAACGACATTCGCCGCAGGTGTTCCTTTGATTGACGCGCTAAAATCCGTAGCAGGTGCCACAGGAAATAGTGTTTACGAAGAGGCCACACTCAAAATTAGAGATGCGGTGGCAACCGGTATTCCCCTAAATGTAGCAGTGAGAAGCTCCGGCCTTTATCCCTCCATGCTGATTCAAATGGCTGCTATTGGTGAGGAATCCGGTGCGCTAGACGACATGCTTTCTAAAGCTGCGGATTTCTACGAAGAAGCCGTAGACAATATGGTCGATAACCTCACCACACTTCTTGAACCGATGATCATGGCGGTTCTTGGTATCCTTGTCGGTGGCTTGATGATTGCCATGTACCTGCCGATCTTCCAGCTGGGCCAGGTGGTGTAA
- the mutT gene encoding 8-oxo-dGTP diphosphatase MutT: MSKVIHVAVGVILGQDGRILIARRPDHLHMGGRWEFPGGKVEAGESVQDALTRELREEIAIEVQAVQPLTEIRHEYPEKTVFLDTWWVTSFSGEPSGLEGQETRWVGREELDSYQFPDANQAIIEAIHKSEVAG; encoded by the coding sequence GTGAGCAAAGTTATCCACGTCGCCGTTGGCGTAATCCTCGGCCAAGACGGCCGCATTCTGATCGCCCGTCGTCCCGACCACCTGCATATGGGCGGCCGCTGGGAGTTTCCCGGAGGCAAGGTAGAAGCGGGAGAGAGTGTGCAGGACGCACTGACACGGGAGCTGCGCGAGGAGATTGCCATCGAAGTACAAGCGGTCCAGCCGCTAACCGAAATCCGCCACGAGTACCCTGAAAAGACGGTGTTTTTAGATACCTGGTGGGTGACATCGTTCAGCGGTGAGCCAAGCGGACTGGAAGGGCAGGAGACACGTTGGGTTGGCAGGGAAGAGCTGGATAGTTATCAGTTTCCGGATGCCAATCAGGCGATTATCGAGGCGATTCACAAGAGTGAGGTTGCGGGGTAG
- the coaE gene encoding dephospho-CoA kinase (Dephospho-CoA kinase (CoaE) performs the final step in coenzyme A biosynthesis.) has protein sequence MMARYIVGLTGGIGSGKSAAADAFREHGIKVVDADWAARVVVQPGRTVLEQIAGHFGAGVLLESGELDRARLRQLVFENEAERRWLEGLLHPLIREEIVQALQSASSPYAILESPLLIESGQDTLVQRVCVVDVPEEMQIARASARDRNDPEQIRKIMAAQLPRLERLKRADDVLDNSGDLASLQAQVHTLHEHYLQLANEHD, from the coding sequence ATGATGGCTCGCTATATTGTCGGTCTGACTGGTGGTATCGGCAGCGGCAAGTCCGCAGCGGCAGACGCCTTTCGGGAGCATGGTATCAAGGTTGTTGATGCCGACTGGGCTGCGCGAGTGGTTGTGCAGCCCGGGCGCACGGTGCTGGAACAGATTGCCGGGCATTTTGGAGCCGGGGTGTTGCTTGAAAGTGGCGAGCTGGACCGGGCCCGACTGCGACAGCTTGTATTTGAGAATGAGGCGGAACGCCGTTGGCTGGAGGGGCTTCTGCACCCTCTGATCCGCGAGGAAATTGTTCAGGCCCTGCAGTCCGCCTCCAGCCCCTACGCGATTCTGGAGTCACCACTGCTAATCGAGTCCGGGCAAGATACACTGGTACAGCGAGTCTGCGTGGTGGACGTGCCAGAGGAGATGCAGATCGCCCGGGCCAGTGCCCGCGACCGCAACGATCCCGAGCAGATACGCAAGATTATGGCCGCCCAGCTGCCGCGTTTGGAGCGACTTAAGCGCGCCGACGATGTGCTGGACAACTCCGGCGACCTGGCCAGCCTGCAAGCCCAGGTCCACACGCTGCACGAACACTATCTGCAGCTGGCTAATGAACACGATTGA
- a CDS encoding prepilin peptidase has product MLDILISYQALLLGSAFILGLLIGSFLNVVIYRLPIMMEREYKRDFYSYFNQKPDPTEKKALEETFNLILPHSHCPNCDAEIKPWHNIPLVSYLLLGGKCGFCGTKISKRYPLVELVTGLLTAVVVWQLGFTWQALAGCVFTWALVALTGIDFDKQLLPDQITLPLLWTGLVINIWGAFVPLQDAVIGAVAGYLSLWAVYHIFKLVTGKEGMGAGDFKILAAIGAWFGWQMLPLVILLSAAVGAVAGLTWSVIAGRDKNLPIAFGPYLAGAGWIAMLWGEKIVGWYLAYSGLGS; this is encoded by the coding sequence ATGCTCGATATCTTGATCTCCTATCAGGCGCTGCTCTTGGGCAGCGCTTTTATTTTGGGCCTGCTGATCGGCAGCTTCCTCAATGTAGTCATCTACCGCCTGCCGATCATGATGGAGCGGGAATACAAGCGGGATTTCTATAGTTACTTTAATCAGAAGCCTGATCCGACCGAAAAAAAGGCTCTCGAAGAAACCTTCAACCTGATCCTCCCCCACTCCCACTGCCCCAACTGTGATGCCGAGATCAAACCCTGGCATAACATCCCGCTAGTGAGTTACCTGCTTCTTGGAGGTAAGTGCGGTTTCTGCGGAACCAAGATTTCCAAGCGCTATCCGCTGGTGGAGCTGGTGACCGGTCTGCTGACTGCAGTTGTGGTTTGGCAACTAGGTTTTACCTGGCAGGCGCTGGCAGGCTGTGTGTTTACCTGGGCCTTGGTTGCGCTGACCGGGATCGACTTCGACAAGCAGTTGCTACCGGACCAGATCACCCTACCCCTTCTTTGGACGGGCTTGGTGATCAATATCTGGGGCGCGTTTGTGCCGTTACAGGATGCGGTGATTGGTGCAGTGGCCGGGTATTTGTCGCTTTGGGCGGTTTATCACATCTTCAAGTTAGTGACCGGCAAAGAGGGCATGGGAGCCGGGGACTTCAAGATTCTGGCAGCCATTGGGGCCTGGTTTGGCTGGCAGATGCTGCCGCTGGTGATTCTGCTCTCTGCTGCGGTGGGTGCGGTAGCCGGGCTGACCTGGAGTGTGATCGCAGGGCGGGACAAGAACCTACCAATCGCGTTTGGGCCCTACCTCGCCGGCGCCGGCTGGATTGCCATGCTCTGGGGTGAGAAGATTGTGGGGTGGTATCTGGCCTATTCAGGCCTTGGGTCGTAG
- the yacG gene encoding DNA gyrase inhibitor YacG — MSSKKAASDKPSVPCPTCKKPVEWGADSPFRPFCSERCKLIDLGEWASEGHKIPGQPVYDDVLSEDLDPDKTRH, encoded by the coding sequence ATGAGTAGTAAAAAAGCCGCATCCGACAAACCCTCAGTGCCCTGCCCTACCTGTAAGAAGCCGGTCGAGTGGGGTGCGGACTCCCCCTTTCGCCCTTTCTGCAGCGAGCGCTGCAAGCTGATTGACCTGGGGGAATGGGCCAGTGAGGGGCATAAGATTCCCGGCCAGCCAGTTTATGACGATGTGCTGAGTGAGGACCTGGATCCCGATAAGACCCGGCACTGA